A single Dermacentor albipictus isolate Rhodes 1998 colony chromosome 3, USDA_Dalb.pri_finalv2, whole genome shotgun sequence DNA region contains:
- the LOC135908688 gene encoding gastrula zinc finger protein XlCGF17.1-like, which produces MIDSPAKPAAASTADLIKREGISCSLCGTDLVTEDQLRAHRCSERPLPRGRGRYACRYCRFACNDRLEHSLHQTQHLKDRPFSCGVCGKAFARNSDRNRHVKIHTGVRPFQCDVCSRKFRQSWHLQYHRSTHTDF; this is translated from the exons ATGATAGACAGCCCTGCAAAGCCAGCCGCAGCGTCCACTGCGGACCTGATCAAGCGAGAGGGGATCAGCTGCTCACTGTGTGGCACGGACCTGGTGACGGAAGACCAGTTGCGAGCACACCGTTGCAGTGAGAGGCCACTGCCCCGCGGACGGGGCCGCTATGCATGCCGCTACTGCCGCTTCGCCTGCAACGACCGGCTTGAACACAGTCTGCACCAGACACAGCACCTCAAGGACAGACCGTTCAG CTGTGGTGTGTGCGGCAAGGCATTTGCACGCAACAGTGACCGCAACCGGCATGTCAAGATCCACACGGGGGTCCGGCCCTTCCAGTGCGACGTGTGCTCGCGTAAATTCCGGCAGTCGTGGCACCTCCAGTATCACCGCAGCACCCACACAGACTTCTGA